One Panicum virgatum strain AP13 chromosome 9K, P.virgatum_v5, whole genome shotgun sequence genomic region harbors:
- the LOC120651548 gene encoding uncharacterized protein LOC120651548: MEAELKAASAREAAEAAARQEREAARLAASTSQGAEEEHVMALEVVLPEATNQTTTTRRSLFPGDALEVEVQAPRKMTPKKKKLATKVKKTPEKKGATKKK; this comes from the exons ATGGAAGCTGAGCTCAAGGCTGCATCAGCAAGGgaagcagcagaagcagcagcaagGCAAGAAAGAGAAGCTGCAAGACTTGCAGCTTCAACATCACAAGGTGCTGAGGAGGAACATGTGATGGCCTTAGAAGTTGTACTCCCAGAAGCCACTAATCAGACAACAACAACTAGGAG GTCCCTATTTCCTGGAGATGCTCTGGAGGTTGAAGTGCAAGCACCTAGGAAGATGACTCCAAAGAAGAAAAAGTTGGCAACTAAGGTGAAGAAGACACCTGAGAAGAAAGGAGCCACAAAGAAGAAATGA